A DNA window from Ranitomeya imitator isolate aRanImi1 chromosome 2, aRanImi1.pri, whole genome shotgun sequence contains the following coding sequences:
- the RLIM gene encoding E3 ubiquitin-protein ligase RLIM, with translation MENSDSPGKGSSEQSDSQRQSQMDRLDREEAFYQFVNNLNEEDYRLMRDNNLLGTPGEITKEELLRRLQQIKEGPPQTNAENRAPTGEGTEDSSNGDSIIDWLNSVRQTGNTTRSGQRGNQSWRAVSRTNPNSGDFRFSLEINVNRNAANQNLPPGEQSSETNAAEDMEVVSQGEGEPEPDPEPEPEPEPEPEPEPEPEPEPELEHEPELEPEPEPEPEPEPEITPPVVVQEQVVTEEPSPQRGQRRARSRSPDQRRMRARTDRSRSPLNRPVEPPTRRALHSLSQTVEAPTVDEAEGSSRTRQLVTAYLSSSSSEAEGSSRTRQHVISRQQVLTTESQNPSVVLSNPESRASPQPPATETPENAEGAGTGQRPPTIVLDLQVRRVRPGEYRQRDSIANRTRSRSQTPNNTVTYESERGGFRRTFSRSERAGVRTYVSTIRIPIRRILNTGLSETTSVAIQTMLRQIMTGFGELSYFMYSDNDAEPGAPAAASQPVTVGVEAPSEPVIESVQQPAPVPEPVEPPMPVVEPEEANAEIVSTSSGRREARNNRGSVTFEESGSLPFLRLAQFFLLNEDDDDQPRGLTKEQIDNLSTRNYGENDALKTCSVCITEYTEGNKLRKLPCSHEYHVHCIDRWLSENSTCPICRRAVLVPGNRESVV, from the exons ATGGAAAATTCGGATTCACCTGGGAAGGGAAGTTCTGAACAATCCGATTCTCAGCGCCAGAGTCAGATGGATCGGCTGGACAGAGAGGAAGCTTTCTATCAGTTTGTGAATAACCTGAATGAAGAGGACTACCGGTTGATGAGGGATAATAATTTATTAGGAACTCCAG gTGAAATTACTAAGGAGGAGCTGCTGAGAAGGTTGCAGCAAATTAAAGAAGGACCACCTCAAACGAATGCTGAAAACAGAG CTCCTACAGGAGAAGGGACTGAGGACTCTTCCAATGGCGATTCAATAATTGACTGGTTGAATTCAGTCAGACAGACAGGAAATACAACAAGAAGTGGCCAGCGTGGCAACCAGTCATGGAGGGCAGTGAGCAGAACCAATCCGAATAGTGGAGATTTTAGGTTTAGTTTGGAGATAAATGTGAACCGTAACGCTGCTAATCAGAATCTGCCTCCAGGTGAGCAATCGTCAGAAACCAATGCAGCTGAAGATATGGAAGTTGTCAGCCAAGGCGAGGGTGAGCCAGAGCCTGACcctgaaccagaacctgaaccagaGCCTGAACCAGAACCAGAGCCTGAACCAGAGCCTGAACCAGAGCTAGAGCATGAACCGGAGTTGGAACCCGAGCCAGAACCGGAACCGGAACCTGAACCTGAAATTACACCCCCTGTTGTGGTACAAGAGCAAGTAGTTACCGAGGAACCAAGTCCTCAGAGAGGTCAAAGGAGGGCAAGAAGCCGCAGCCCAGACCAGCGAAGGATGCGGGCAAGGACTGATAGAAGCAGGTCACCTCTGAATAGACCTGTGGAGCCGCCCACTCGCAGGGCTCTACATAGTTTATCACAAACTGTTGAAGCTCCCACTGTTGATGAAGCAGAGGGGAGCTCTAGAACCAGGCAGCTTGTCACTGCGTACCTGAGCAGTTCCTCATCTGAGGCCGAGGGAAGCTCGAGAACTAGACAGCATGTAATTTCCAGGCAACAAGTACTAACCACCGAATCTCAGAATCCTAGTGTAGTACTTTCAAATCCAGAGTCCAGAGCCTCCCCTCAGCCTCCTGCCACAGAGACTCCAGAAAATGCAGAAGGTGCAGGTACTGGTCAGAGGCCACCAACCATAGTTTTAGACCTTCAGGTTAGGAGGGTACGACCAGGCGAATATCGTCAACGGGATAGCATTGCAAACAGGACACGCTCGCGCTCTCAGACCCCTAACAATACTGTCACTTATGAGAGTGAACGTGGAGGATTCCGTCGCACTTTCTCACGGTCAGAGCGAGCTGGAGTCAGGACATATGTGAGTACTATCAGAATCCCAATCCGTCGGATTCTAAACACAGGCCTGAGCGAGACCACCTCTGTTGCCATCCAGACCATGCTGCGGCAGATAATGACTGGTTTTGGGGAGCTCAGCTACTTCATGTACAGTGATAACGATGCAGAGCCTGGCGCTCCAGCAGCTGCCTCTCAGCCAGTCACTGTGGGAGTAGAAGCTCCCAGTGAACCCGTTATAGAAAGTGTCCAACAACCTGCTCCTGTGCCAGAGCCCGTCGAACCTCCCATGCCAGTGGTGGAACCTGAAGAGGCCAATGCAGAAATCGTTTCTACATCCAGTGGTCGGAGAGAAGCTCGTAATAACAGAGGATCTGTAACGTTTGAAGAAAGTGGATCTCTGCCATTTCTTAGGCTGGCCCAGTTTTTTTTACTTAATGAAGATGATGATGATCAACCCAGGGGACTCACCAAAGAACAAATTGACAACCTGTCTACCCGTAATTATGGTGAAAACGACGCCCTGAAAACGTGTAGTGTGTGCATAACGGAGTACACAGAAGGTAACAAGCTCCGCAAGCTCCCGTGTTCACACGAGTACCACGTCCACTGTATCGATCGCTGGCTTTCTGAAAACTCTACTTGTCCCATCTGTCGCCGTGCAGTTCTGGTGCCTGGCAACCGAGAAAGTGTTGTGTGA